ACTATCTATTAGGAAGCTCCTTTGTGAACGGCGAGACCCTGTTCATCGACGGCGGCCAATCGAAAGGCTGGGCACGGAAACAAAAAGGCGAGAAAACCACACCACCCGAAGACCCTTCCTGGCTGGACGGCGGGATATGATCGTCATTGCGAGCATAGCGAAGCAATCCAGAAATCCTGGATCGCCACGCCGCTTTGCGGCTCGCGATGACGGGTTATGCAAAGGGCAATTAAAAACAAAACCATTTTTCACCGCAAAGACGCAAAGGTCGCAAAGAAAGCTAAAAACACAAAAAATAATCACCCTTGTTTTTACATAAAAATGATTTTATTATCCTATTGAAAATAATTCGCTTGAAGTTTTTCTGGGACTAAGAAAATGTCTATTTGCGTACATCAATTTTCCATCGTCCAAAGATCAGTTGAAGCGGCTGAAAAAAATGCCAAAGCAATCCAATTGGCAGCAAAATACGCTAGAATTTTTAATCCTGTCCAATGATTTTTGCTTTTCTTTGCGTCCTTTGCGCCTTTGCGGTGAAATCCCCCCAACCCCCTTCACAGAAGGGGGAGCGATTCACTCACTACCCTTCGACATACCCCTACGGGGCATGAAGGCAATGGTCAAATATCACAAGCTCAGGGTGACAGAATTGTTTTATCCCCTCCGGTACTTCACAGGATCAGCCACCCCCGCCTCCTTGAATCCCCTCAACCGCAATTGACAGCTGTCGCAGACGCCGCAGGCCAAGCCCTTATCATCAGGGTCGTAACAGCTATGAGTCAGACTGTAGTCCACCCCCAGTGCCAGGCCTTTTTGGATGATCTGGGCTTTGCTGAGGTCGATCAGCGGCGTGTGGATTTTCAACGATTGTCCTTCGACCCCGGCTTTGGTGGCCAGATTCGCCACCTTTTCGAACGCTTCGATAAACTCGGGCCGACAATCAGGATAGCCGCTATAATCGACAGCGTTGACGCCGATGAAAATATCTTTCGCTCCCTGCACCTCGGCATAGGCCAGTGCGTAAGACAGGAAAATCGTGTTGCGGGCGGGAACGTAGGTGACGGGAATCCCGTCTGCCATTTCGGTGTCATCACGGTTTTTAGGCACTTCGATCGCATCGGTCAAGGCCGATCCGCCGAACTGCTTCAAATCGATATTGACCACCCGATGCTGGAGGGCGCTCATGCGCTCGGAGATTTCTTTTGCTCGGTCGAGCTCGACCCTGTGTCTTTGCCCGTAGTCGAAACTCAGGGTAAACGGTTGAAATCCCTCAGTTTTGGCGATCGCCAACGTCGTTGCCGAGTCCAGCCCGCCGCTCAATAAAATAATAGCTTTTAAGTTCATTTTGATGTGGGAATGATTCTTGACATTACAAAGGGTTATTATATACTAGCCAATTTTCAAACGACCATTATTCCACGCAATTTGAAGCGCTTTTTGCGCCCTTAATATGTTCGAAAGCCTGTCCAATCGCCTGGAGGCGATTTATAAAAATTTAAAAGGCCGAGGTCTTCTTAAAGAAGCTGATGTCGATGAAGCCTTGCGGGAAATCCGCATCGCGCTGATCGAAGCCGATGTCTCGCTGTCGGTCATCACGGATTTCCTGGCTGACATCCGGGTCAAAGCCATCGGTCAGGAGGTATTGAAAAGCCTGACCCCAGGGCACCAGATGGTCAAGGTGGTCAACGACCATCTCACCCAGCTTTTAGGGGACAGTTTCACCGATATCGAATTCGCCTCGAAGCCGCCGACCATCATTTTGATGACGGGGTTGCAGGGTTCGGGAAAGACCACCACCGTCGGCAAGCTGGCGAAACGATTCAAGGCAAAGGGCAAAAAATGTCTT
The Nitrospinota bacterium genome window above contains:
- the queC gene encoding 7-cyano-7-deazaguanine synthase QueC; translation: MNLKAIILLSGGLDSATTLAIAKTEGFQPFTLSFDYGQRHRVELDRAKEISERMSALQHRVVNIDLKQFGGSALTDAIEVPKNRDDTEMADGIPVTYVPARNTIFLSYALAYAEVQGAKDIFIGVNAVDYSGYPDCRPEFIEAFEKVANLATKAGVEGQSLKIHTPLIDLSKAQIIQKGLALGVDYSLTHSCYDPDDKGLACGVCDSCQLRLRGFKEAGVADPVKYRRG